The following are encoded together in the Scyliorhinus torazame isolate Kashiwa2021f chromosome 6, sScyTor2.1, whole genome shotgun sequence genome:
- the LOC140424903 gene encoding ragulator complex protein LAMTOR4-like: MASALTQGLERIPDQLGYLVISEDGVLASAGELENDEHAAGVIMRMVQTAVKLCMNGSAEPFLKRMSVVFGEHTYMATISGQKVFVVKRHNNPQEAVEV, translated from the coding sequence ATGGCTTCTGCTTTGACGCAAGGGTTGGAGAGAATCCCAGACCAGCTGGGTTACCTGGTCATTAGTGAAGATGGAGTATTGGCTTCGGCAGGTGAACTGGAGAACGATGAACATGCTGCCGGAGTGATCATGCGCATGGTGCAGACCGCTGTCAAACTCTGCATGAACGGCAGCGCCGAGCCTTTCTTAAAGAGAATGTCCGTGGTATTCGGGGAGCACACGTACATGGCAACGATCTCTGGACAGAAGGTGTTTGTGGTGAAAAGGCACAATAACCCTCAAGAGGCAGTTGAAGTGTAA